In one window of Pseudoalteromonas espejiana DSM 9414 DNA:
- the asnA gene encoding aspartate--ammonia ligase: MSSHYVQQQQQISKVKQFFSQQLEQQLGLVEVQAPILAKVGDGTQDNLSGHENAVAVNVKAISDSSYEVVHSLAKWKRKTLATYGFSVGEGIYTQMKALRPDEDSLSPIHSVYVDQWDWEKVICQRSERTVSTLQDTVKAIYKGIKQTEQFVSESFGIAPFLPSEITFIHSEQLRKMYPDFSAKQREKAIAQEYGAVFLIGIGGALSDGKIHDVRAPDYDDWSTETTDGYNGLNGDILVWNPVLEDAFEISSMGIRVSPDVLKAQLNITGDEERLAFDWHKALLAESFPQTIGGGIGQSRLAMLLLQKQHIGQVQVGVWPKQTHDTVSGLL, translated from the coding sequence ATGAGTTCACACTATGTGCAGCAACAGCAGCAAATAAGTAAAGTTAAGCAATTTTTTTCACAGCAATTAGAGCAGCAACTGGGGTTAGTTGAAGTTCAGGCGCCAATTTTGGCTAAAGTAGGCGATGGCACGCAAGACAACCTGAGCGGTCACGAAAATGCAGTGGCTGTAAATGTTAAAGCGATAAGTGATAGCAGCTATGAAGTTGTGCACTCACTGGCAAAGTGGAAACGTAAAACGCTAGCGACTTATGGCTTTTCTGTAGGTGAGGGTATTTATACACAAATGAAAGCGCTGCGCCCAGATGAAGACTCATTAAGTCCAATCCATTCTGTATATGTTGACCAATGGGACTGGGAGAAAGTAATTTGCCAACGCAGTGAACGTACGGTCTCTACATTACAAGACACAGTTAAAGCCATTTACAAGGGCATTAAGCAAACAGAGCAGTTTGTAAGTGAAAGCTTTGGCATAGCCCCATTCTTACCCAGTGAAATTACGTTTATACACAGTGAGCAGTTACGTAAAATGTACCCTGACTTTAGCGCAAAACAACGTGAAAAAGCCATTGCGCAAGAGTACGGTGCGGTATTTTTAATTGGTATTGGTGGTGCATTAAGTGATGGCAAAATCCATGATGTAAGAGCGCCTGACTACGATGATTGGTCAACCGAAACAACTGATGGATACAACGGGTTAAATGGCGATATTTTAGTGTGGAATCCTGTATTAGAAGATGCCTTCGAAATATCATCTATGGGGATACGTGTGAGCCCTGACGTATTAAAAGCACAGTTGAACATAACAGGGGATGAAGAGCGTTTAGCATTTGATTGGCATAAAGCGTTACTTGCAGAGTCATTCCCACAAACGATAGGTGGCGGAATCGGGCAATCGCGCTTAGCAATGTTATTACTGCAAAAGCAGCATATTGGACAAGTGCAAGTAGGTGTATGGCCTAAGCAAACGCATGATACGGTAAGCGGGTTACTGTAA
- the asnC gene encoding transcriptional regulator AsnC, producing the protein MENYQIDNLDKQILHALMANARTAYAELAKRFAVSAGTIHVRIEKMKQAGIITGTQLSISTKQLGYDVCCFIGINLNNARDYPETLIKLEALEEVVEAYYTTGNYSIFIKVMAKSIDHLQDVLINKIQAIEAIQSTETLISLQNPISRTVMP; encoded by the coding sequence ATGGAAAATTATCAAATCGATAATCTCGATAAACAGATACTTCATGCACTAATGGCCAACGCCCGCACAGCCTATGCAGAATTAGCCAAACGATTTGCCGTTAGCGCCGGCACAATTCACGTGCGCATAGAAAAAATGAAACAGGCGGGGATCATCACGGGTACCCAATTAAGCATTAGTACTAAGCAGCTTGGCTACGATGTGTGTTGCTTTATTGGTATCAATTTAAATAACGCGCGCGACTACCCAGAGACACTTATAAAACTAGAAGCACTCGAAGAAGTAGTTGAAGCTTATTACACCACGGGTAACTACAGTATTTTTATAAAAGTAATGGCTAAGTCTATCGACCACTTACAAGATGTACTTATTAATAAAATACAAGCAATAGAAGCTATACAGTCAACCGAAACGCTTATTTCTTTGCAAAACCCAATTAGCCGCACAGTAATGCCTTAA
- the trmH gene encoding tRNA (guanosine(18)-2'-O)-methyltransferase TrmH has product MQQNRYQRIKDVLSRRQTDLTVCLEDVHKHHNLSAIVRSADAVGCHHVHAVWPENQKWLTNNTSGGSKNWLETHLHKNIDDAAAMMRQYNPNVQILATHLSEDAVDFREIDYTKPTAIIVGQEKTGISEQALKHADQNIIIPMQGMVQSLNVSVAAALILFEAQQQREKAGLYSRNMLSEEIKHPMYFEGYHPIIAKQCRLKKLPYPPLDDEGEIIANEQFWHALKHA; this is encoded by the coding sequence ATGCAGCAAAATCGCTACCAAAGAATAAAAGACGTATTATCACGTCGCCAAACTGACCTAACCGTGTGCCTAGAAGACGTGCATAAGCACCATAATTTATCGGCTATTGTAAGAAGTGCTGATGCAGTAGGCTGCCATCATGTACATGCTGTATGGCCTGAAAACCAGAAGTGGCTTACTAATAACACCTCTGGTGGAAGTAAAAATTGGTTAGAAACACACCTGCATAAAAATATTGATGATGCAGCTGCAATGATGCGACAGTACAACCCTAATGTACAAATACTCGCAACTCACCTTAGTGAAGATGCTGTAGATTTTAGAGAAATAGATTACACCAAACCAACCGCCATTATTGTCGGCCAAGAAAAAACCGGTATTTCTGAGCAAGCACTTAAACATGCCGATCAAAACATTATTATTCCAATGCAAGGCATGGTGCAATCACTTAATGTATCGGTTGCTGCAGCACTTATTTTATTTGAAGCCCAACAACAACGTGAAAAAGCAGGCCTGTATAGTCGCAATATGCTAAGTGAAGAGATTAAACACCCTATGTATTTTGAAGGGTATCACCCCATTATTGCCAAACAGTGCCGTTTAAAAAAGCTGCCTTACCCACCACTTGATGACGAAGGTGAGATTATAGCTAACGAGCAATTTTGGCATGCTTTAAAACATGCTTGA
- the recG gene encoding ATP-dependent DNA helicase RecG, which yields MSKPSLSQYPITELKGVGPKMAERLKKLGIATVQDMLFHLPLRYEDRTRIYAINDVTLHSHCSVEATIETSQITFGKRRMLVVQINDGTGRLTLRFFNFTAAQKNAFSSGKIIRCFGEVRRGRVGFEMSHPEYSISDTPNEQPTATTLTPVYSTTEGLKQLSIRGLSEQAINLLHKYSVEELIPEKWQPSHMQLRDAILLLHRPPNDVDVISLEQGTHPAQQRLVFEELLAQNLSLLKVREQGQQVSAVSLEPTNTLESQFLKQLPFAPTHAQSRVVAEIKGDLQHPYPMMRLVQGDVGSGKTLVAALSALTAIAQGFQVALMAPTEILSEQHGINFKLWFEALGINVAWLGGKTKGKERITTLEKIASGEAQMIVGTHALFQDEVKFNNLVLIIIDEQHRFGVHQRLSLREKGKFGNCYPHQLVMTATPIPRTLAMTAYADLETSVIDELPPGRTPITTVAIPDTRREDIINRVKLACNEQGRQVYWVCTLIDESEALQCQAAEDSALQLKEALPELNVGLVHGRMKAAEKQAIMSDFKAGNIHVLVATTVIEVGVDVPNASLIIIENPERLGLAQLHQLRGRVGRGATASHCVLLYHAPLSHTAQKRLGVLRDSNDGFVIAERDLEIRGPGEVLGTKQTGLAEFKIADLTRDKHTLNQVRPIAQQMLKQNPELIDPLIQRWLGNKSNYAQA from the coding sequence TTGTCTAAACCTAGCTTAAGCCAATACCCAATTACAGAATTAAAAGGGGTTGGCCCAAAAATGGCCGAGCGCTTAAAAAAGCTAGGTATAGCGACTGTACAAGATATGCTGTTTCATTTGCCTCTTCGCTATGAAGACCGCACTCGTATATATGCTATTAACGACGTTACTTTACATAGTCACTGCTCTGTAGAGGCTACAATAGAAACAAGCCAAATAACCTTCGGTAAACGCCGCATGTTAGTCGTACAAATAAACGATGGTACGGGTAGGCTCACATTACGGTTTTTCAATTTTACTGCTGCGCAAAAAAATGCGTTTAGTAGTGGAAAGATAATTCGCTGTTTTGGCGAAGTTAGGCGTGGCCGTGTAGGCTTTGAAATGAGCCATCCAGAATATAGCATTAGCGACACACCCAACGAGCAGCCAACAGCAACAACACTCACACCGGTTTATTCAACAACCGAAGGGCTAAAGCAATTATCGATTAGGGGTTTAAGCGAGCAAGCAATAAACTTACTGCACAAATATTCAGTAGAAGAGCTTATTCCTGAAAAATGGCAACCTTCACATATGCAACTGCGTGACGCTATCTTGCTACTTCATCGTCCACCTAATGACGTAGATGTAATTTCACTTGAACAAGGCACTCACCCAGCGCAGCAACGCTTAGTGTTTGAAGAATTACTCGCACAAAATTTAAGCTTATTAAAAGTACGTGAACAGGGGCAGCAAGTAAGCGCAGTGTCTTTGGAACCAACAAACACTTTAGAAAGTCAATTTTTAAAACAACTCCCTTTTGCACCTACGCACGCACAAAGTCGAGTGGTAGCCGAAATTAAAGGTGATTTACAGCATCCTTACCCTATGATGCGCTTAGTACAAGGTGATGTAGGCTCAGGTAAAACCCTCGTAGCAGCATTAAGTGCATTAACAGCAATAGCACAAGGTTTTCAGGTTGCGCTAATGGCACCTACAGAAATACTCTCTGAGCAACATGGCATTAATTTTAAACTCTGGTTTGAAGCACTAGGGATTAACGTAGCCTGGCTTGGTGGTAAAACAAAAGGTAAAGAGCGCATCACTACGCTTGAAAAAATAGCCTCTGGAGAGGCGCAAATGATAGTAGGTACACACGCTTTATTTCAAGATGAAGTAAAGTTCAATAACCTTGTGCTTATCATCATTGATGAGCAACATCGTTTTGGTGTTCATCAACGCTTATCACTGCGAGAAAAAGGTAAATTTGGAAATTGTTATCCTCATCAGCTAGTGATGACGGCAACACCTATTCCTCGTACGCTCGCCATGACAGCCTATGCAGATTTAGAAACCTCAGTAATAGATGAACTCCCACCAGGTAGAACGCCAATTACCACTGTAGCCATCCCTGATACTCGCCGTGAGGATATAATCAACCGCGTTAAACTGGCATGTAACGAACAAGGCAGGCAAGTTTATTGGGTATGTACGCTAATAGATGAATCTGAAGCACTACAATGCCAAGCCGCAGAAGACAGCGCCCTGCAGTTAAAAGAGGCGTTGCCAGAGCTTAATGTAGGACTAGTTCATGGCCGCATGAAAGCTGCAGAAAAGCAGGCAATTATGAGCGATTTCAAAGCTGGTAATATACATGTACTTGTTGCAACAACAGTCATTGAGGTAGGTGTAGACGTGCCCAATGCGAGTTTAATCATAATAGAAAATCCGGAGCGCTTAGGCTTAGCACAATTACACCAATTACGCGGACGCGTTGGGCGTGGTGCCACAGCCTCACATTGTGTACTTTTATATCATGCCCCACTTTCACATACAGCTCAAAAGCGCTTGGGTGTATTAAGAGACAGTAACGATGGCTTTGTCATCGCGGAGCGCGATCTTGAAATACGCGGCCCAGGCGAAGTGCTTGGTACTAAACAAACAGGCTTAGCTGAATTTAAAATTGCAGATCTTACTCGTGATAAACACACGCTAAATCAAGTCAGACCTATCGCACAGCAAATGCTAAAACAAAACCCTGAACTTATAGACCCTTTAATCCAACGTTGGCTCGGCAATAAATCTAATTACGCCCAAGCGTAA